A genomic window from Salvelinus alpinus chromosome 10, SLU_Salpinus.1, whole genome shotgun sequence includes:
- the nsmaf gene encoding protein FAN isoform X3, translating to MRVALTVIEDPNEKIAMLIQILEFGQTPTQLFTTPHPQRITPRFQSISRTPSVNTPLNELSPASTSEDSSFEDLTEETRRLAWNNIAKLKLMSTHKIHKEAVTGIAVTRTASSVFTTSQDSTLKMFSRESNGLQRSMSFSNMALSSCLMLPEDKAVVCSSWDNNVYFYSIPFGRRQDTLMGHDDAISKMCWKDNQLYTASWDSTVKVWQCDSVDIANNKRCQFELLAEFEHEAGVNTINLNPAGTLLVSGTKDGTATIWDTSSSVQLHQVHCHSGKIHDMAFSPDSRHILSVGEDSCLKVIDVQTGMMISSVQADEEQRCFCWDGNTVLSGGQSGHLQVLDLLSNKVTTRIPGHSGAVTAMWMNEQCSTVITGGEDKQIIFWKLDC from the exons ATGAGGGTGGCATTGACTGTGATAG AGGACCCCAATGAGAAGATTGCTATGTTGATTCAGATCCTGGAGTTTGGGCAAACCCCGACGCAACTGTTCACCACCCCACACCCGCAGAGGATAACACCCAGATTCCAGAGCATATCGCGAACACCCAGTGTAAACACACCCCTCAACGAGCTTTCTCCAG CATCCACCAGTGAGGACTCCTCCTTTGAAGACCTAACCGAAGAGACTAGGAGACTGGCTTGGAACAACATAGCTAAACTCAAGTTGATGTCCACCCACAAAATCCATAAAGA GGCTGTGACAGGCATCGCAGTGACTCGGACCGCGTCGTCTGTCTTCACAACATCACAAG ACTCGACACTGAAGATGTTCTCCAGAGAGTCTAATGGATTGCAGAGAAGCATGTCCTTCTCCAACATG GCATTATCGTCGTGCTTGATGCTACCAGAGGATAAGGCCGTAGTCTGCTCCTCGTGGGACAATAATGT GTATTTCTACTCGATACCATTTGGCAGGCGTCAGGACACGTTGATGGGCCATGATGATGCCATCAGTAAGATGTGCTGGAAGGACAACCAGCTTTACACTGCATCCTGGGACTCTACAGTCAAG GTTTGGCAATGTGACTCTGTCGATATCGCGAATAATAAGAGATGCCAATTCGAGTTGCTGGCAGAGTTTGAACACGAAGCGGGG GTGAACACTATTAACCTAAACCCAGCGGGTACTTTGTTGGTGTCAGGGACTAAGGATGGAACCGCCACCATTTGGGATACCAGTAGCTCAGTACAACTCCATCAAGTCCACTGTCATTCAGGAAAGATCCACGATATGGCCTTTAGTCCTG ACAGCAGACACATCTTGAGTGTAGGAGAGGACTCGTGTCTGAAGGTAATCGACGTCCAGACAGGCATGATGATCTCATCTGTGCAAGCTGATGAGGAGCAGCG GTGTTTCTGCTGGGACGGGAACACAGTCCTGTCGGGTGGTCAGTCCGGACACCTCCAGGTCCTGGACCTGCTAAGCAACAAAGTGACCACCAGGATCCCCGGACATTCAG GTGCAGTCACAGCGATGTGGATGAACGAGCAGTGTAGCACGGTGATCACAGGTGGCGAAGACAAGCAGATCATCTTCTGGAAACTTGACTGTTGA
- the nsmaf gene encoding protein FAN isoform X1: MAFIKRKERSKERFSLLLLDLEEYYFEQHTVYHVTTSSAKKRKIRGSLKVCSKSIIFEPEDHVEPILKIPLRDCKKIEAVEEKDQNPFNESKPAGLTILCKQVYLIKENNVVAPYRVERGDSTFVFHLEVFSKTEDVVQTLLQLHRASCLDKLGDQTAMIAANLQSRLARTSFDKNSFQNVSEIPHMECEAEMVTPLVTNPGHVCITDQCLYFQPLNGYPEQVVRIELHRVKQIYKRRHGLRPLGLEVFCTENDFCSDIYLKFYKTSDRNDLYYYIATFLENHMVEHTAESYMLQWQRGHLSNYQYLLHLNNLADRSGNDLSQYPVFPWIIADYNSTELDMMNPATFRDLSKPVGALNKERLERLLSRYRDMPDPCFMYGSHYSSPGYVLFYLVRVAPEHMLCLQNGRYDNADRMFNSIGETWKNCLEGATDFKELIPDFYGNDPSFLLNCLSLDLGKKQGGSSVQDVVLPPWAADASDFLQKSQKALESQYVSEHLHEWIDLVFGFKQKGSEAVAAHNVFHPLTYEGGIDCDSIEDPNEKIAMLIQILEFGQTPTQLFTTPHPQRITPRFQSISRTPSVNTPLNELSPASTSEDSSFEDLTEETRRLAWNNIAKLKLMSTHKIHKEAVTGIAVTRTASSVFTTSQDSTLKMFSRESNGLQRSMSFSNMALSSCLMLPEDKAVVCSSWDNNVYFYSIPFGRRQDTLMGHDDAISKMCWKDNQLYTASWDSTVKVWQCDSVDIANNKRCQFELLAEFEHEAGVNTINLNPAGTLLVSGTKDGTATIWDTSSSVQLHQVHCHSGKIHDMAFSPDSRHILSVGEDSCLKVIDVQTGMMISSVQADEEQRCFCWDGNTVLSGGQSGHLQVLDLLSNKVTTRIPGHSGAVTAMWMNEQCSTVITGGEDKQIIFWKLDC, encoded by the exons ATGGCTTTTATAAAGAGGAAAGAACGATCGAAAGAAAG GTTTTCTCTCCTGTTGCTGGACCTGGAAGAGTATTACTTTGAACAGCACACAGTGTATCATGTGACAACCAGTTCAGCCAAAAAAAG AAAGATCAGAGGGTCACTCAAAGTATGCTCCAAATCCATCATATTTGAACCTGAGGACCATGTGGAGCCCATTTTAAAG ATTCCTCTCAGAGATTGCAAAAAGATTGAAGCGGTTGAAGAAAAGGACCAGAATCCTTTCAATGA gAGCAAACCAGCTGGCCTCACCATTTTATGCAAACAG GTTTACCTTATCAAAGAGAACAATGTGGTTGCACCTTACAGAGTTGAAAGG GGAGACAGTACCTTTGTCTTCCATCTGGAAGTTTTCAGTAAAACGGAGGATGTTGTCCAAACACTACTTCAG CTGCATAGGGCCTCTTGTCTGGACAAGCTTGGAGACCAGACTGCAATG ATTGCTGCTAATTTACAATCCAGATTGGCAAGAACTTCATTTGACAAGAACAG CTTTCAGAATGTTTCAGAAATACCACACATGGAATGCGAGGCGGAGATGGTCACTCCATTGGTTACAAACCCTGGTCACGTGTGTATAACTGACCAATGCCTCTACTTCCAACCACTCAATGGCTATCCT GAACAGGTAGTCCGGATCGAGCTCCATCGAGTGAAACAAATCTATAAGCGAAGGCATGGACTCAGGCCATTG GGGCTGGAGGTGTTCTGTACTGAAAACGACTTCTGCTCTGACATCTATCTGAAGTTTTACAAGACCAGTGACAGAAATGACCTCTACTACTACATCGCCACGTTTCTGG aGAACCACATGGTGGAACACACAGCGGAGAGTTACATGCTGCAGTGGCAGCGGGGTCACCTCAGTAACTACCAGTACCTTCTGCACCTCAACAACCTGGCTGACCGCAGCGGCAACGATCTGTCTCAGTACCCCGTTTTCCCCTGGATCATCGCTGACTACAACAGCACAGAGCTTG ATATGATGAACCCCGCAACTTTCCGTGACCTGAGCAAGCCTGTGGGAGCGCTGAATaaagagagactagagagattgTTG TCCCGGTACAGAGACATGCCTGATCCTTGTTTCATGTACGGCAGTCATTACTCCTCTCCAGGCTATGTGCTTTTCTACTTAGTCAGAGTAG CCCCAGAACACATGCTGTGTCTTCAAAATGGCCGCTATGACAATGCAGACCGCATGTTCAATAG CATTGGAGAAACGTGGAAAAATTGCTTAGAGGGTGCAACTGACTTCAAAGAG TTGATCCCAGACTTCTATGGGAATGACCCCAGCTTTCTGCTAAACTGCCTTAGTCTGGATCTGGGGAAGAAGCAAGGTGGAAGCTCGGTTCAAGATGTAGTTCTTCCGCCATGGGCTGCAG ATGCCAGTGATTTTCTTCAGAAGAGTCAGAAAGCGCTGGAGAGTCAGTACGTGTCAGAACACCTGCACGAGTGGATCGACCTGGTGTTTGGCTTCAAGCAAAAAGGAAGTGAAGCCGTGGCAGCCCACAATG TGTTCCATCCGTTGACATATGAGGGTGGCATTGACTGTGATAG TATAGAGGACCCCAATGAGAAGATTGCTATGTTGATTCAGATCCTGGAGTTTGGGCAAACCCCGACGCAACTGTTCACCACCCCACACCCGCAGAGGATAACACCCAGATTCCAGAGCATATCGCGAACACCCAGTGTAAACACACCCCTCAACGAGCTTTCTCCAG CATCCACCAGTGAGGACTCCTCCTTTGAAGACCTAACCGAAGAGACTAGGAGACTGGCTTGGAACAACATAGCTAAACTCAAGTTGATGTCCACCCACAAAATCCATAAAGA GGCTGTGACAGGCATCGCAGTGACTCGGACCGCGTCGTCTGTCTTCACAACATCACAAG ACTCGACACTGAAGATGTTCTCCAGAGAGTCTAATGGATTGCAGAGAAGCATGTCCTTCTCCAACATG GCATTATCGTCGTGCTTGATGCTACCAGAGGATAAGGCCGTAGTCTGCTCCTCGTGGGACAATAATGT GTATTTCTACTCGATACCATTTGGCAGGCGTCAGGACACGTTGATGGGCCATGATGATGCCATCAGTAAGATGTGCTGGAAGGACAACCAGCTTTACACTGCATCCTGGGACTCTACAGTCAAG GTTTGGCAATGTGACTCTGTCGATATCGCGAATAATAAGAGATGCCAATTCGAGTTGCTGGCAGAGTTTGAACACGAAGCGGGG GTGAACACTATTAACCTAAACCCAGCGGGTACTTTGTTGGTGTCAGGGACTAAGGATGGAACCGCCACCATTTGGGATACCAGTAGCTCAGTACAACTCCATCAAGTCCACTGTCATTCAGGAAAGATCCACGATATGGCCTTTAGTCCTG ACAGCAGACACATCTTGAGTGTAGGAGAGGACTCGTGTCTGAAGGTAATCGACGTCCAGACAGGCATGATGATCTCATCTGTGCAAGCTGATGAGGAGCAGCG GTGTTTCTGCTGGGACGGGAACACAGTCCTGTCGGGTGGTCAGTCCGGACACCTCCAGGTCCTGGACCTGCTAAGCAACAAAGTGACCACCAGGATCCCCGGACATTCAG GTGCAGTCACAGCGATGTGGATGAACGAGCAGTGTAGCACGGTGATCACAGGTGGCGAAGACAAGCAGATCATCTTCTGGAAACTTGACTGTTGA
- the LOC139533020 gene encoding protein FAM110B-like, with protein MPTEMLQSEGVGKDVTLPAATAGPAQPGAVPLRILNKGPEYFRRQATEQHQPHRMSAVERLEADKAKYVKSQEVINAKQEPVTSALLLPSPPGPPGGPAYGPKRAGSSPALKASNKNNGKSDVCQAKRANLNLEILRNLLNSSESCMASQGNGARSWAPQRSRSSELHRRSFAESLRVFPTQGANLNLSASLLQERPVEGLLHLSLSSSDLRLPLRVKPGISGGSGPPPPPKPHASVPRRPSLNRSKSDLSERYARAGADVERFFNYCGLDPGELEGLGVVESFARANSDLLSLNFRSASMISSDCERSLHSNDNLTDDADSAERVPYGISAVERNARVIKWLYSIKHARESQKVSHV; from the coding sequence ATGCCCACGGAGATGCTTCAGTCAGAAGGCGTGGGCAAGGATGTCACCCTACCTGCTGCCACAGCCGGCCCGGCTCAACCCGGCGCGGTGCCATTGCGGATCCTCaacaaggggcctgaatacttccGCAGGCAGGCCACAGAACAGCACCAACCCCATCGTATGAGCGCCGTGGAGAGGCTGGAGGCGGACAAGGCCAAGTACGTGAAGAGCCAAGAGGTGATCAACGCCAAGCAGGAGCCTGTGACGTCTGCTCTTCTCCTGCCCAGCCCTCCTGGACCCCCTGGTGGCCCTGCATATGGTCCCAAGAGAGCTGGCAGCAGCCCTGCCCTCAAAGCCTCCAACAAAAACAACGGTAAATCTGATGTGTGCCAAGCCAAGCGCGCCAACCTCAATTTAGAGATCCTGCGGAATCTTCTCAACAGTTCAGAGAGTTGCATGGCGAGCCAGGGGAATGGAGCGAGGAGCTGGGCCCCACAGCGCTCCCGGTCCAGCGAGCTTCACCGCCGCTCCTTTGCTGAGTCGCTGCGGGTGTTCCCCACGCAGGGTGCCAACCTCAACCTGAGCGCCAGCCTCCTGCAGGAGCGGCCTGTCGAGGGCCTGCTGCACCTCTCACTCAGCTCCTCAGACTTGCGCTTGCCCCTCCGTGTGAAGCCCGGCATTAGCGGTGGCTCCGGCCCGCCCCCGCCACCCAAGCCCCATGCCTCTGTTCCCCGGAGACCATCCCTGAACCGGTCCAAATCTGACCTGAGTGAGCGCTATGCCCGAGCAGGCGCTGACGTGGAGCGCTTCTTTAACTACTGTGGGCTGGACCCCGGGGAGCTGGAGGGCCTCGGTGTGGTGGAGAGCTTTGCCCGGGCCAACTCCGACCTCCTCTCCCTCAACTTCCGCAGCGCCAGCATGATCAGCTCCGACTGCGAGCGATCGCTACATAGCAACGACAACCTGACAGACGACGCGGACTCGGCTGAGCGCGTTCCCTACGGAATATCTGCCGTCGAGCGCAATGCACGCGTTATCAAATGGCTGTATAGCATCAAACATGCACGAGAGTCTCAGAAAGTCTCCCATGTTTGA
- the sdcbp gene encoding syntenin-1, with protein sequence MYNGQSIYRIIKTHISRLFSRTSSRLPETTMSLYPSLEDMKVDQFIQARSTYSASPSKTPALLAVQDAPNPNPVEEETRLYPKLYPELSEFMGLNLSEDALRQALSMVPAEDYSGAVAPRTSALSYMSAPITGNDCGIRRAEIRQGIREVILCKDSDGKIGLRLKSVDNGVFVQLVQANTAAALGGLRFGDQVLQINGENCAGWSTDKAHKVLKNASAERIAFVVRDRPFERTITLHKDINGQLGFIFKKGKITFIVKDSSAARNGLLTDHHICEVNGQNVIGLKDPQITDILNSAGGVITVTVTPTIIFEHMTKKMSSSIVKSLMDHSIPEV encoded by the exons ATGTATAACGGACAGTCAATATATCGCATAATAAAAACACATATAAGTAGGCTATTCTCTCGGACTTCCTCGCGCTTGCCAG AAACCACCATGTCGCTGTATCCATCATTGGAGGACATGAAGGTGGATCAATTTATACAG GCTCGAAGTACTTACTCCGCCAGTCCAAGCAAGACACCTGCTCTACTTGCTGTACAGGATGCTCCAAATCCAAATCCTGTGGAGGAAGAAACGA GACTCTACCCCAAACTGTACCCTGAGCTCTCAGAGTTCATGGGGCTGAACCTCAGTGAGGATGCACTTCGCCAGGCGCTGTCCATGGTACCAGCAGAAGACTACTCTGGG GCAGTGGCTCCCAGGACTTCCGCTCTGAGCTACATGAGCGCTCCGATCACAGGGAATGACTGTGGCATCCGCAGGGCTGAGATAAGGCAAGGCATCAGGGAGGTCATCCTCTGCAAGGACAGCGACGGCAAGATCGGACTGCGCCTCAAATCTGTGGACAAT GGTGTGTTTGTTCAGCTGGTACAGGCGAACACTGCCGCGGCATTGGGCGGCCTGCGCTTTGGAGATCAGGTGCTGCAGATAAACGGGGAGAACTGCGCTGGGTGGAGCACGGACAAGGCCCACAAGGTGCTGAAGAACGCCAGCGCCGAGAGGATAGCCTTTGTGGTACGGGACAG ACCATTTGAGCGCACCATCACCCTGCACAAAGACATCAACGGCCAATTGGGTTTCATCTTTAAGAAGGGGAAGATCACCTTTATCGTGAAGGACAGTTCTGCTGCCCGCAACGGCCTCCTGACTGATCACCACATTTGTGAAGTCAATGGGCAGAATGTCATTGGACTTAAG GATCCCCAGATTACAGACATCTTGAACTCCGCTGGTGGAGTGATAACTGTCACTGTGACACCCACCATCATCTTTGAGCACATGACGAAAAA GATGTCTTCCAGCATTGTGAAGAGCCTAATGGATCACTCTATCCCGGAGGTGTGA
- the nsmaf gene encoding protein FAN isoform X2, producing MLCLQNGRYDNADRMFNSIGETWKNCLEGATDFKELIPDFYGNDPSFLLNCLSLDLGKKQGGSSVQDVVLPPWAADASDFLQKSQKALESQYVSEHLHEWIDLVFGFKQKGSEAVAAHNVFHPLTYEGGIDCDSIEDPNEKIAMLIQILEFGQTPTQLFTTPHPQRITPRFQSISRTPSVNTPLNELSPASTSEDSSFEDLTEETRRLAWNNIAKLKLMSTHKIHKEAVTGIAVTRTASSVFTTSQDSTLKMFSRESNGLQRSMSFSNMALSSCLMLPEDKAVVCSSWDNNVYFYSIPFGRRQDTLMGHDDAISKMCWKDNQLYTASWDSTVKVWQCDSVDIANNKRCQFELLAEFEHEAGVNTINLNPAGTLLVSGTKDGTATIWDTSSSVQLHQVHCHSGKIHDMAFSPDSRHILSVGEDSCLKVIDVQTGMMISSVQADEEQRCFCWDGNTVLSGGQSGHLQVLDLLSNKVTTRIPGHSGAVTAMWMNEQCSTVITGGEDKQIIFWKLDC from the exons ATGCTGTGTCTTCAAAATGGCCGCTATGACAATGCAGACCGCATGTTCAATAG CATTGGAGAAACGTGGAAAAATTGCTTAGAGGGTGCAACTGACTTCAAAGAG TTGATCCCAGACTTCTATGGGAATGACCCCAGCTTTCTGCTAAACTGCCTTAGTCTGGATCTGGGGAAGAAGCAAGGTGGAAGCTCGGTTCAAGATGTAGTTCTTCCGCCATGGGCTGCAG ATGCCAGTGATTTTCTTCAGAAGAGTCAGAAAGCGCTGGAGAGTCAGTACGTGTCAGAACACCTGCACGAGTGGATCGACCTGGTGTTTGGCTTCAAGCAAAAAGGAAGTGAAGCCGTGGCAGCCCACAATG TGTTCCATCCGTTGACATATGAGGGTGGCATTGACTGTGATAG TATAGAGGACCCCAATGAGAAGATTGCTATGTTGATTCAGATCCTGGAGTTTGGGCAAACCCCGACGCAACTGTTCACCACCCCACACCCGCAGAGGATAACACCCAGATTCCAGAGCATATCGCGAACACCCAGTGTAAACACACCCCTCAACGAGCTTTCTCCAG CATCCACCAGTGAGGACTCCTCCTTTGAAGACCTAACCGAAGAGACTAGGAGACTGGCTTGGAACAACATAGCTAAACTCAAGTTGATGTCCACCCACAAAATCCATAAAGA GGCTGTGACAGGCATCGCAGTGACTCGGACCGCGTCGTCTGTCTTCACAACATCACAAG ACTCGACACTGAAGATGTTCTCCAGAGAGTCTAATGGATTGCAGAGAAGCATGTCCTTCTCCAACATG GCATTATCGTCGTGCTTGATGCTACCAGAGGATAAGGCCGTAGTCTGCTCCTCGTGGGACAATAATGT GTATTTCTACTCGATACCATTTGGCAGGCGTCAGGACACGTTGATGGGCCATGATGATGCCATCAGTAAGATGTGCTGGAAGGACAACCAGCTTTACACTGCATCCTGGGACTCTACAGTCAAG GTTTGGCAATGTGACTCTGTCGATATCGCGAATAATAAGAGATGCCAATTCGAGTTGCTGGCAGAGTTTGAACACGAAGCGGGG GTGAACACTATTAACCTAAACCCAGCGGGTACTTTGTTGGTGTCAGGGACTAAGGATGGAACCGCCACCATTTGGGATACCAGTAGCTCAGTACAACTCCATCAAGTCCACTGTCATTCAGGAAAGATCCACGATATGGCCTTTAGTCCTG ACAGCAGACACATCTTGAGTGTAGGAGAGGACTCGTGTCTGAAGGTAATCGACGTCCAGACAGGCATGATGATCTCATCTGTGCAAGCTGATGAGGAGCAGCG GTGTTTCTGCTGGGACGGGAACACAGTCCTGTCGGGTGGTCAGTCCGGACACCTCCAGGTCCTGGACCTGCTAAGCAACAAAGTGACCACCAGGATCCCCGGACATTCAG GTGCAGTCACAGCGATGTGGATGAACGAGCAGTGTAGCACGGTGATCACAGGTGGCGAAGACAAGCAGATCATCTTCTGGAAACTTGACTGTTGA